A segment of the Saccopteryx leptura isolate mSacLep1 chromosome 11, mSacLep1_pri_phased_curated, whole genome shotgun sequence genome:
AAATGAGTTGAGGACGTGAATGAACATCTGGAAGGGGAAACATCCATCAATCAAAGGCAAGGTTTAATGGAAATGAGGGTGCCTTTACCGGATGTGTAGTGGCCAGTACAGCACGGCGCTCGGCCACAGGACGCCCCACACCTATGCTAAGCGAATGGATAGGCGGTGAAGGAACTAGTCAGGCGAGGCAAAGAGTGTTCAAAGTCACAACTACAAACCAGAGAACAATGACCAGGAGGTACAAAAATAAGGTGGGCAAATGAATCAGAAGAAccagcaattatttttaaatactctaaAATGTGCATATAAAACAAACAGTACATGAgagaataaataagaaacaaggCTAGAGAactgtttttaaaactttggtCCATCTATTCTTAGAATGCAGCACCTTGTAAAAAAGAACCATCTATCAGTGAAAATAAAGTGATAAACTGACCTAGACTTAGGCACCTAACTCTCCAAGATGAGAATGTCATCTTAACCCGCACTTCCAAGTCACTATAAAAGTTTTGGAATGTTCATACCAGGAGGTGAAACTGTTGAAAGGTTGAATTATAAGGTAGGAAATACTAGCCATGAAGAAGTAGGATGCTTCTTCCTCTTTAACTAGAGTCCAGTGGACGGACAGCAATTCTACAGCCCAAGGGTTAATCAGGTGAAGATATGACTGTCAACAAAATGAAGTTACTATTGCAGTCCTTCCTGCTAGGGTCTAATAAATACTgttcttattaaaatttaattttcttaggtGTGCTTATTTCTTGGATGGTCCAAAGCCTGGCCACTTGAGTTCTGAAATAGGATCCATCACAAATTTCCAGCATTCTTCACAGACAAGACACAAAGCAACTTTGCGTTTCTTTGATTACAAATATCAATCCTTTTTCTTCAAACTAGTAGATATGTTTCACCCCACATTCTAATTctgctgtaagaaaaaaaatcttttatttcaaaatacgATAGTGATTTGCAAGGCTGATAATCAGAATGATGTTTTGAAAGCTACAGCTTGCTAGCCCACTGGCCAAGAGTCCATCTCTGAGATAGAGCCAGATGATTTGGACCTAAGACATATTTGAAAACCCTTGAATTTAAATTGAGTCCCTGTGTCTGCAAGGTGTGTGCATTTAGGTTAAATTATTTGGGATGATGGGGTAGGGGTTGGTCTTCATGTAAATACAGAACAATTGTAAATGGTGTAGAGGCAGAAAAGTGGAGAACTACTGTTTCTCACTAACAAAGGGCTAAAAATGAACATGTAGATGTActcaaatgaaaatacaaaatgcatttcaaaataaaattaactttttttggaTTATCTGTTATTCTGGGTTATGAACACCACCATCCCATTAGCCCAGACTATCACCGATGACCACAGTTACAACAGTATTGGAGCAGTTCTCATTTCCAGATGATTCTATTTACAGAACACAATAAGGAAAAGATATATTCAAAACAAACAAGAACTATCAAACCTATTTACATTGTGGGTATAAGTCAATCACCAGTTTTccaaccctaaaaaaaaaatttgttagatAACATAGTTTACTATCTGCAGAGTTATATTTgctgaaaaagaataagaaaaaacaacacTACCAATAAAGGCACTGAACTACTGTGGCTTACTTTTtgaaccaaactttttttttttaaaccagtgatAGGTCAcatcaaaaaatgaaatagaatccAGTTCTAAAAGACTGGACCCCAAAGGCACTGCTTAAATTGTGGATACAGAATGCTCAAACTGTCTTTTCTTCATTGCCTCCCCCAGTGGACCATCCAATAGTTAAAGACATTTGCTGTACACTGTACAAAGGGCCCTGCGGGCTGAGGCGAATATAGCTCTCCACacaatcaaaatataaatctgGAAAATGGACTGTGACTACAAATCACTTACACAGACAGGACATAAGACCTTCAGGCCAGCCAAGACTCACAATACTACTGCACCAGAAGACTAGACCTCCTGGGAACCTTTCTACTAAACCCACTCTCAGACAAATGCCAAAGCGCACTCACCGGGGCAAAAAGAAACATTTCCAGAAATGACTAGTTACAAACAGGAACAAACCTGGACTCTTTACTCACCATTTTAATACTGCCGCCAACTATAACAGATCAAAATCTGTACACACAAAGTAGAAAAAGGTCCCAAAATGCAATTGTTTCGGCAAAAGAAGGTACTAAGGAACAGTTAACATTGCTACAATAAAAACAATGGCAAACAGGGATTTGGCACCACGTTTACAAAGTAAAGGCATGCACTGTTAACACACTTTAGATGTTTCCAAGCAGAAAAGGCCATGGAAGGTGGAAAACAAGGGGTATCTTTTACAAAACTCCCTGCGACTGAGACAAACAAGAATCAAAGCGGTCAATTTGGTAGGGATGTAGCAGCAAAGTCACTGGTTCTGTTTGAAATTGAGCAATTTGCATTTCTGATTGGCAGCTGCCTTGGTTGTGTCTGTATCCAAGAAGTTGACTTTACCAAACTACAGGAGCATTTATCTAGTAATTTGCTAATCAGCATAAACCAAGTTAAACTTTAActaaaggcttaaaaaaaaaaagagctagaaTCTTATTACAGTGTAATTACCATTTAGAAACCATAATGGTACTTTCAACAGGATAATAATGCAAAACTTCATCCAAAAAAGCCATAATTATAGCCCCAATAACTGAAGAATTACATAATTACAGAAATATTATACTCTGACCATAccaagttaaaaaacaaagagtTCCTACTAAGAGGAATATTTTCAAGAGGATCTGCTCAAATGTGCATAGTTAAGACTGTGTTTTAATAAAGATTCTTttgcaaacaaagaaataaaatttagtaaaGTTATTCTTGATGGAAAAAAACCCTCTAAAAATGAACTACTGATGGTCTGTtaagaagaggggaaaagagtAAGCTACACATTGAGTTCTGGAACGCAGCACCGCAACCTCACATCGGCCCTAAACATTGAGATTATGAAAACCAAGCGATGTCCTGATTCATACTTTACATTTGTTTCAATTCCAATGTCTGACTTTAGCATCTCGTGTCAATTAAAGTTCCCTAATACAGAAGATTGTGCTAGACAGTGCTAAGATTCCACAGGCGCTGCCATGCCTGGTCCCGCTGACGCTCGCCGCTGCCCCGGGAGACAGCAACGGAAGTCTGGTCTCAATACTCCACACGGTCGTAACTGGAAAAGAAGAGCATCCTTAGTTAGAGAGCGTTGCTAAGTCAAGAGACGGCACTGTAGCGCTGTCAACAAAGCATCCGAGGTTTACCTTTCTCTCACACCCACACACTTCAATAAAGTCCGCACTCCTTTAAGTTGTTTTTAATGATGACGTCTGTAACAGCATCAAAAACAAACTGCACGTTCTTGGTGTCTGTGGCACAGGTGAAGTGGGTGTAGATCTCCTTGGTGTCTTTTCTCCTGTTCAGATCTTCAAACTGGCACTGGATGTAAGCAGCTGCTTCTTCGTACGTGTtggaacctgaacagacacccaATATTCTCAGTTCCAACTATAACAGCTGCCTGAACTCAACTCAGTCAGGCCAGCACCACTTGCTGACGAAGACAGGGAATGTGACCCAACTGAACACTGACAGACTTCCATATTTCTATAATCACTAGATTCTTCTTGAGAGCAGACTCATATcagtataaatgaaataaaatcatcacacacaaagatctagaaaaacaaaacctaacatttctccttcctcttttcattTAGACTTTTTGGTTACAAATTCTAGAAAGCAGAAAACTAGGGAAATAGGAGACATTTCTAGAACACAATAGTTTAAAAGGTCACAAAGCCTGTGCTCCTTAAGTGATCGTGAAATAATTCAAAAGGGTAAGTCACGCTTCTTTTCAAAATCACTCCAATGTTAAGGGTTTTAGCCTCAGGGCTGCATGGTAATAATTTAAATAACCAAAGGTAAACTAATAGATACAAATGGAAAGGTCCCTGAATTACACACCTGTAAgtaattttatggtatgtgaattttatctcaatatgCAGtttttttgggaaggtttttgggtttgaaagagagaaaaagagaaagagaaacatcagtttgttgttatgcattcattggctgattcctgtatggaccctgaccgggaatcaaacccacaatcttgctACCCTTGGTGTAGCAagacgatgctctgaccaactgaactatccgcTCGAGGCAATGCtgtatttttttaaggtgagtGGACCAAAAGTAAaccccattttcaaccacatttGTAATGAACACCCTTAGCCACCTGCTTCCTCCTCCATCTTGTCGGCCTGTGAGCCTTCAGAGCAGTCCTAGAAACTGGCTAAGAACCAGGGAAACGCAACAAAAACACAGTCACTCCTGGGCACCAGAGGCTACTTTCAGTGATACTAAGCAAGACAAAAAATGCCAGCAACTACATATAAAcactaaataacaaaaaaaagcttaaaaagggGGTATTATTTCAACAAAGTATTTAAAGAACTGAAGGAAGATAGTTTGGCAGGGGCTTGAAATGATTTTCTTGACATCATGCAATTTAAAAAAGGTAGATGATTGAAGTCTATTTGGTCTTGTAGGAACAGATGCTGATACTTGGGAAATCAGGACTGTGAGAATCCTTACGCAGAATAAAGTCAACGGAAACAGGGTTGGAAggtcactaaaaaaattaaaatgtgacacTGAGGATTTTGCTATGCGTGAAGATTCCCAGATGGAACATTAATGTTGCTTAAGAAAGATTACTCGCATCCTAAAACTTGCCTAACTTTCTACACACACTACCCAGCTCGCACCTCCCACCTCATCCTGAATGGATTTCCAGCCTCCCTGAGGAACAGTGGCCAAGGGGcttaaactgtaatttaaacCTTTTAGCTCAACACCTTGCTTAAAAAATTACTGCTATCTGCACTTATATTTGTGTCTCTGGCCTTAGAGAGGTCTTCCCTCTGGTTCAAAATTTAACTGCTCTTCTTTAAAAGTTGAGTGaaattcacataccatataaaccagtggtccccaaccttttttgggctatggaccagtttaatgtcagaaaatattttcacaaaccggcctttagggtgggacggataaatgtatcacgcgacggagacaagcgtcaagagtgaatcttaaaatgtaacagagggaatctggtcattttttaaaaataaaacatagttcagacttaaatataaataaaatggaaataatgtaagttatttattctttctctgcagaccagtaccaaatggcccacggaccggtaccggtccatggcctggggaccactgatataaaccatttaaagtgtacaatacaGCAGCATTTCCTGTATTCAAGGTGTTAAGCAACCACCACCTCTCTCTAGTTTTAAAACTTGTTCACCACCCTAGAAAAACATCCCAGTTCCATTAAGTAATCACTCCCCattcccccactcccacccagcaATTTCCTGATAACCACCAACCAATCTGCCCTCTGTCTCTCTGGATTTGCCTATTTTAGATGTATCCTATAAAAGGAATCACACAAATGTGACCTtctgtgtttggcttctttcacacaGCATAATGTTTATGGGGTTCATCCAAGCTGTAGCACCCATCAGTTCTTCCTTTTtggtggctgaataatatttcattgcatggaCCTACCATTCTTTGTCCATCCATTCACCCTAacaagactttttattttttttaaagatttatttgttttagagagaaaagagggaggaagaaaggcacaaggggaaggagcaggaagcatcaactcatagttgcttctcatatatgccttgaccggacatgcctgaggttttgaactggcgacctcagcattccagtgtCTGTCTGCTCAGCGAGTAAGCGTTCCCCTTCCCTGGGAAATACCCAGCTCTGATCTAAAGGTCATGGTGGTGCGGCCCTGGCAGGCATGTCTCTCCCAAGAACCTGAACCCAGGGCTAACCAATCCCAGCCTAGCCTGGTCTTTCAAACAGAAGAGACAATGGGGGTGTGGCGGGGAGGCGGTggaggagggtgcagggggaGTACATGGGGACGGAGGGAGACCTGACTTGCAGGGTGGGGGAGGTaaacacaatgcagtgtacaggtgatgtgCTGTAcaactgtgcacttgaaaccgTGTAATTCTGTCAGCCAAGTCAccccataaattcaattaaataagtaaataaatagatagatggagGAGACACAGAAACTGTGGCAGAACCACCTTTTGTCACATAAACTAAGCAGGAAAAAAAGTTGGTAAGAAgagcaaagaataaagaaaaggacacagagaaggaggaaaaaataggaaaagaaatgttTCCAGGATTCTTGACAGCTGTCTATTTGCTAGTTCTAACTGCATTCTTCAGACATGTCTGCCTTCTTGCTCTTGGCTTCTATGATGTACTATCTCTTCACCAAAGTTTGTATTGCATCCAAAGAGCCTCTACTAATTCAGCTTCCCTACTATCTTTGTTGCCATTTATCTCATAATCCTTTTGAAACACAGTTCCTACATGTTTCCCAATTAAACTCTGCACTAGCTCCCCACTGTCTCAGCACAGGAAGCCAGGCCCTCTGTGAGCTCCCCTGCCCGTCCCTCTAAAACGTTCCCCCGCCCCCTAAAGCTCCAGCCATACCACACTCCTAAGTTCCAGAAGCAACCATGACATTTTTCCACCTCTATACTGTCATCCATGCTattccctctttttaaaatgtttgtattgCCCTGTCTCCCTAGTGATTTCTAATTCATCCTCTTACCATCTCATTCCAAATGTCATTTCCTCTAGAAAAAGACAACACTGACCCCACAGGGTAACCACTGCACTGCTTCTGTTCTTATTCATGAACATCACATATGACAGTGAAATtctatgagtgtgtgtgtctctctaaaactaatgtcagtttttaaaaaatttttatttagacaattaattttaatggggcgacattgaTCAGAGTgcataaattcagagaaaacatctccagatcattttgacatttgattatgttgtatacccatcagccaaagtcaaattaccctctgtcaccttttatttggttttctttatgcccctctcctccctctaatGTCAGTTTCTTGAGTGCAATGATTGTACCCTattcttgtattttcctgaacGTATttacaccaaatttttatttttgtctttctctctattcctcAAAAAAAGAGGACAGGCATATAAAACAAACTAGTAAACTCGTTTATGTCTGGAATAGCATTTTGGACTCAAGGGGTCTTAATCACACACTTAAGCTGGTTGTTCAACACGAAAAGCAGCTGTAGGTAAGTCACTTGTGTTGACCTAGGGTGGGTCCCTCCTATAGAATCTATCATGACTCCTTACCCGTGTATTCCGGATAACAGATAGTTAATGgactcctctttattttttcctcaaaaagaTCTTTCTTGTTGAGGAAGAGAATGATTGAAGTGTCTGTAAACCATTTGTTGTTACAAATGCTGTCAAACAGTTTCATGCTTTCATGCATTCggttctgaaaaagaaataaagaacgaTAGGTCAGTAACAAAAAGTAAAGGTGGATTACTGTTCATGAAAAAACAGACCAAGAAGTTTTCAAAGCACTGAATGGCACTCATGAGATTAAGTCAGACTCTGAAAACAAAAGCTGGGCTGGTCCTCGTTTCTGTGATTCCTGGAAGGCTGGCGCTGGGAAGGAGGACTGGCTGGCCAGAGGACTTCACCCTGCCCACATACTCATGTGCTGTCATCTCTTAGGAGTTAACAGGGCATGAATGGATATTCTGAAAATCTAACCTCACCGACAAGGAAAAAGATGAAGACTAGTAAGTTTTGATCCGACGAGCACACAGGTGTACAAAGTCTTCCTCCCTACGAGTTCCTTTCCACGCCCCGGATGCACAAGACAGGCTTTTTCTCCGCAGCTCTGACATACCATCTCCTCATCCTCAGCCAGAACAAGGTCATAATCACTGAGGGCCACACAGAAGATAATTGCTGTCACTCCCTCAAAACAGTGGATCCACTTCTTCCGTTCTGATCTTTGGCCACCTACATCAAACATCCTGAGTGAGGGGGAAAGCACAAGTTCAGCAAGGTCACACGCACATCTGCTGCGTATTCCAAACCCCGTTTATCACAGAAAAACCAAAGAGCAGACAAAATGTTGTCAAAATAATTATCTGTggtttaaagcaaaataaaacatgagaaaataaaatttcagaataatcAAAATTCTCCTTTTAGAGAATGAGTCGAGCTTCCTTTTCTGCTGAAGCTTGTACCAGCTGTGCCATGCCAGCAGACTAAGCATTAAAATGGactaaaggaaggagaagaaggacaggaaaaataaaaagctgaatgATACAGCTTAAGATACTAGCAatacaactaatatttattaactgTTTACCATAGTGCCAGACACCACCCTAAACAACTTCAGTACATGAACTGATCTAACCCTCATAGTGCTCCTGTAGGTACCCGTTTTACAGATGGAACAACTGAGGCACACTAACAAATGGGGCGTGGGGAGCTGCACCCCGGACTCTGACTCCAGCCCCCAAGCTCTTCTCCCCACGCCACTGCATCTCTCAACGGCCCACCTCTTCCGTTCAGAGGACGGAACACAATATAAATCCCAACTTGTGTTCTCTTCCATAACCTCACAACCTCTCCCActgatttgatttccttttttaactgAGGTACAACTGAGATAGTGTTTTCCTTgctcaaagaaaataatattttagagagtaattatggaaaataaattgtattttatggTAGGACTCTTTAAGAACTCACTATCTAAAAACAAACTATAAACAATGTGTCTCAACCCCAAGTCTTATTTGAACctaattaataatattaaaccTCAAATGTGCACACATGCGATGTTGCATCCAGATTCGCTTTTGCCCACTGCTCCATTCTGGGGGCTTTCTTGATACCCTGACTCAGTTGCTGAACTTCTGTCAGCAACGTCCTCATCTACCTCCTCCAGGACTAGAAACTCCCGCACAGCTTTGTCTCGGCTGGCATGGGGTCTGAGCAGGTACGCACAAATGGTTAGAGACATTTATAAGATGTATGTTTGATGATGGAGACAAAATACTTAAAGGTTAAAACTCTGCCAAGCTGGTTTAGTTTATCAGATCTACAGTGACTGGGGGGTCTATTTCCAGGAATTGTTTCCCTGCAGAGATTGAGAGAAGTTAAAAGAGAGTTGAGTAACTTCTCAATGTGTGTTTGAAGAGAACAGTCATCTTATCTCTTCATGACCCAACTTTTTCTTCTGATGACTTTGCAGTGTTTCTTACCCTTTAGTCATTATAGCTATGATGACGCAATCCCAAGTTGGCTTTAATACAGGATCACACTATAGATTTTAGGAaagctaatgtcataggtttcaCCATGGACGTATCTCAAGGAGAGACCATTATTTTCAGTTTACTCCATTTTCTTCTGAAAAGTCCCTAAAACTGGTTGAACACTATGAAGTTCCCAAGATGGGTTTTTATCACATGTTAACATTACAATATCATTCACTCACAGATCAACATTTTATAAACATTACCTCATAACTGAGAGGCAAGTAAGCAATTACACAATGCCTTgtatatagtagatgctcaataaatgtttgaataaatGGATAGTGGTTTTGcctagagagaagaggaaaagtaaGAAAGGATAGTATTTCATTACAAGATATCTGCATGCCAAAATAATAAAGTGGGTACAGCACTTTAATTATATCCTGACATAAGAAGACCAGTAGGATTTATCTAACTAAAGATCAATCTATGACAAAATCAACAAGAAAGTTTCCCACACTAAATAAACATGGGTCACAACATTTAATTGTAAATGGATTACTAATCTTACAGTACAAAGAAACATCTCATTCTTATTGTTTCATGGGTGATAATCCAAGTGGCTTCTGCTACTCTTGTTAAATAAACTCACAGTACTAAACATAAGCAGCTCTTCTAGTCTATAGCTATTCAGGTGAACTGTTATTTCCTGTACCAGGTTTCAAATCCGTTTAGGTGTGTAAAGATTTCAAGACCTCAACTGAATCTAGTTTACACAGTAATATATTAAAATCTGTGCACTTCACAAGTCCTCTGAATCgattattttcagagaaaaaacaGAGAGGATCTGAGCTAAGTTACATTTGCGTGCAAAAATGCCATCACATTCTAGGTACGTGCATAACGAGGTAGCTAAAAAGAACATCACATACTGAAGAGGAAAAGTCTACTTCTAATCCGAAAGGTCACAAAAGCTGAAAACAGGAACCAAAGACAGTtctaatatttgcaaaagaccATGAACATAGAACAAGCTGAAGCCTATTTTGGAATTACTAATGCAGATGAGAAAATCCTTTGTATTAAAACACTAGAATTTTCTCTAAACAGCCATTGTTTATATGCCATCATCCCTCCCCAAAATACCTCTAGGCCCAGATCACTTTTCCATTCTGCACTATATTAATAACTTAGTTGTGCACGATACTGTGCACAGATCAGTCCGAGAGCCATGACTACATTCCATTATCTTAAAGGGATATGCAACCCAGTAAAAAAGAATGACACTGATGAGAAGAACATTTCTATCTTAATGCCAAAAAGGCAGAATAAGGCCACAGAACTGGTTTCCTGTCCTATCAGTACTGTTGTTACCCTTTTAACAACAAATACTCAATACCTGTTCTGGCGGTCCCAACAAAAAGCagctgaaaagaataaaattataaataaacattgATAACCATGATTACTTTTATTGATACTTAagttacaatttaattttaaatttagctCCTCCAAATGGACAAATGCATTTATGCTATTTGGAGAAAAAATACTTGGGCTCCCATAGTTAAAACATTCAAATACCGGCTGATGAGTATGATAAGTTTCTAAACCAAGAAATATTGCCTAGAGAAGTTTTACTCTGATTAAGAGATACCAACTAAAGAAAAGGTATTTCTTTCAGGCCCATCCAGCCAAAAGGCTCATGACTTACTTGAAGTACAGGTCTTTGAAGGTGAAATGCGTCTCCACAATGCCTGTGGTCTTCACTCTTGTCCGCAGGACATCTTGCTGAGTCGGAATGTAGTTGGTTTGGGATATTCTATCCAAATCATTtagataactaaataaaatacacatttattgttACCTGATGAAGCCAACCCTGTGCACAGCAAGTCAACAGACTGAACTAGTTCTCGGCCAAAAGCAGAACCTGAACTGACGCGGCGGAACAGAGCCAGACCTTCAGTATCCCACAAACAGCAGTAAGAAGATGTGGGCCGAGCACGAGACAATTACAACAGGTTCTACATACAGTACACAAAAGCGGTTTCAATTCTACCAGAGTTAAACTGGGAAggccaattaaaaacaaatatggaaATGTTACACTTCTTACAAAAAGATTCCTGAAATTTCATACTAATTCAACCGTATACTGCACAGCATAAAAGCCAAAACAAAAGCCCTCCAACATTTAAAGTTAATGGGTCATTTGTATGTTTAAACATTTGATAGGACATTAAAGACATTAGTGTTTGAATTCCTACAATTAAAAAGGAAACTATGcttggcccttgccagttggctcagcagtcgagtattgacctggtgtgtggaagtcccgagttcaattccctgtcagggaacacaggaaaggtAATGATCTGctttcccccctccacccccccccccaagccatgGCTTGATAGATTAGAGCACgccagccccaggcgctgaggatggttccatggagcctccgcctgaggcactaaaaagagctccgTGGTGAgcggctccagatgagcagagcattggcctcagatgggggcggccaggtggatcccggcaggtgcatgcaggagtctgtctctctacctcctctatactcacttaaaaaatttaaaagagagagagaactatgcTCAATAAGAAtaagtatttcttatttttatttataaaacaaaaagtgattttttaaaaaacctaagcCAAAAGGAAACTATAAATACcttcaaagaaatttaatttgtCAGTGAAATAATTAAAAGACTGCTTCAAAACGAAATTACACTCTTCACAATTTCAGGGTTTCTAAAGAATTTTTGGCCTGACAAGTGAAGAGCAGGTGCATCATTCTAAGTGAATCATCAGGAAGGAATCAGTCAGCTTAGGTCCACAATCACAGGGAGTAGGTGTAGTCAGGGACTCAGAGCTTACTGAGTGTATGATGAAAAAACAATTACAACCTATCTCTGATGAGGACTAGGAGAATTATTTAAACTAACAATatctgcaatttaaaaatactattaaaagatGGGCAAGAATCCTGAAA
Coding sequences within it:
- the GNAI3 gene encoding guanine nucleotide-binding protein G(i) subunit alpha-3; this translates as MGCTLSAEDKAAVERSKMIDRNLREDGEKAAKEVKLLLLGAGESGKSTIVKQMKIIHEDGYSEEECKQYKVVVYSNTIQSIIAIIRAMGRLKIDFGEAARADDARQLFVLAGSAEEGVMTPELAGVIKRLWRDSGVQACFCRSREYQLNDSASYYLNDLDRISQTNYIPTQQDVLRTRVKTTGIVETHFTFKDLYFKMFDVGGQRSERKKWIHCFEGVTAIIFCVALSDYDLVLAEDEEMNRMHESMKLFDSICNNKWFTDTSIILFLNKKDLFEEKIKRSPLTICYPEYTGSNTYEEAAAYIQCQFEDLNRRKDTKEIYTHFTCATDTKNVQFVFDAVTDVIIKNNLKECGLY